A region from the Tachyglossus aculeatus isolate mTacAcu1 chromosome 5, mTacAcu1.pri, whole genome shotgun sequence genome encodes:
- the MC5R gene encoding melanocortin receptor 5 has protein sequence MNSSLGPRLLEFNRSIPEDNLSSPVAPSGQPLCEQVGIAGEVFLTLGIISLLENILVIFAIVKNKNLHSPMYFFVGSLAVADMLVSLSNAWETVAIYLISNKHLVMDDALVRHVDNVFDSMICISVVASMCSLLAIAVDRYITIFYALRYHNIVTVKRTGVIIACIWTFCTGCGIVFILYYESTYVIICLISMFFTMLFFMASLYIHMFLLARTHMKRIAALPGSGSVRQRTSMKGAITLTMLLGIFIVCWAPFFLHLILMISCPQNIYCICFMSHFNMYLILIMCNSVIDPLIYAFRSQEMRKTFKEILCCYSLRLNCGFPGKY, from the coding sequence ATGAACTCTTCCCTTGGCCCACGCCTCTTGGAATTCAACCGGAGCATCCCAGAGGACAACCTTTCCAGCCCAGTAGCCCCGAGCGGCCAGCCTCTGTGTGAGCAGGTGGGCATCGCGGGAGAAGTGTTCTTGACACTGGGCATCATCAGCCTCCTGGAGAACATCCTGGTCATCTTTGCCATCGTCAAGAACAAAAACTTGCactcccccatgtatttctttgtGGGCAGTTTAGCGGTGGCGGACATGCTTGTGAGCTTGTCCAACGCCTGGGAGACCGTGGCCATTTATTTAATCAGCAATAAGCACCTGGTGATGGACGACGCGTTGGTCCGGCACGTAGACAATGTGTTCGACTCCATGATCTGCATTTCCGTGGTGGCGTCGATGTGCAGCCTGTTGGCCATCGCGGTGGACAGGTACATCACCATCTTCTACGCCCTGCGGTACCACAACATCGTGACGGTGAAACGGACGGGGGTCATCATAGCCTGCATATGGACCTTCTGCACGGGCTGCGGCATCGTCTTCATCCTGTACTACGAGTCCACCTACGTCATCATCTGTCTCATTTCCATGTTTTTCACCATGTTGTTCTTCATGGCCTCCCTGTACATTCACATGTTCCTCTTGGCTCGGACTCACATGAAGCGGATCGCCGCGCTGCCCGGCTCTGGTTCGGTCCGGCAACGGACCAGCATGAAGGGGGCCATCACCCTGACGATGCTGCTGGGCATCTTCATCGTGTGCTGGGCGCCCTTCTTCCTTCACCTCATCCTGATGATCTCCTGCCCTCAGAACATCTACTGCATCTGCTTCATGTCTCACTTCAACATGTACCTCATCCTCATCATGTGCAACTCGGTGATCGACCCCCTGATCTACGCCTTCCGCAGCCAGGAGATGCGGAAGACCTTCAAGGAGATTCTCTGCTGCTACAGCCTCAGACTGAACTGCGGGTTCCCCGGCAAATATTGA